ATTTACATATAAGACGACCTCGTAAACGGGCTGCAGGAATGTTTCTTGAAGCCCAGCTCCTCTGCCCATCTTGAAAATTTAGTAAATTCCTCTGGCGCTAAAAATTCCTCGACCTCCAGGCAGCTCGGATCAGGCCGTAGATACTGGCCTATGGTAATTATTTCGCAGCCTGCTTTCCTTAAGTCCTCCATCGAGACTCGAACCTCGTCTCGAGTCTCGCCAAGCCCTACCATCAGGCCGCTCTTTGTTGTAACCTGGTTGCTCGCATACCTTATGAGATCCAATGATCTTTTATAATCTGCCTGCGGCCTGACTCTATTATATAATCTAGGTACGGTCTCTATATTATGCGAAAATATATCAGGTTTTGCAAGAATAACTTTATCAATTGCATAGCGCTTGCCAAGAAAATCAGGGACAAGCACTTCTATCCTTAAATCGCTGTTAGATTCCCTTAAGATCTTAATGCAATCTGCGAAATGGCTTGCGCCGCCATCCCCTAGATCATCACGCGTAACAGAGGTTACGATCACACTGAGAAGCCCTAATCTTTTAACTGCATCTCTTATATCAAAGAGCTCTTTTTTGTCTGGCAATGACAATTTCTGCGCTGTCTCGATCGCGCAAAACCTGCAACTCCTGGTGCATCTATTGCCTAATATCAAAAATGTGCACTTGCGCCTTGAAAAACAGTCGTATATGTTAGGGCATTGCGCGCTCTGGCATACTGTATTAATATTTGAATCACGCAAAAGTTCCCTGAACTCTGCTGTATTCTTATCAATTCTTACTGACTGTCTCAGCCAATAAGGGAATCTCTTTAAATGTCGAGATGAGTCTATTTTTAGCATCATCCATGTCTATTTCGCGCTTCAGCAAACTTTTTAATGATGTGATCTCAACGCCTTCAATGCCACATGGCCTGATAAATGAAAAAGGCATAAGATCAGTGTTGATATTCATGGCCAAGCCGTGATACGTGACCCATTTTTTTACGCCTATGCCTATGGAGCCGATTTTTTTATTGTCGGTCCATACACCTCTGAGTCCAGGTCTTTTTTCTGTAAAAATCCCGTATTGTGCTAAAAAAGCGCTTCCTATCTCTTCTAAAAACTCTAAAAATCTATGTATATCCCGACTCTCATTTTCCAGTTTAAAAATAGGGTACGCTATGAGCTGGCCAGGGCCGTGATATGTAACATCCCCACCCCTGTCAGTCTGAACCACATGGATCTCGCGCCTAAATACATTCTGCTCTGAACCAGTTCTCCCTATTGTTATAACTGGGTTGTGTTCTGTTACGAGTAACGTATCTTCACAAATACCCAGGGCAACTCTCTCTACGAATTCCCTCTGAAGCTGATATATCTCTGAAAAATCAGTTACACCCAAATCTATAACTCGCATAATGACTTGAACGGGCTAACGACCTCAGCTATTTGAACCTCACCCTATACGACTCTAAGTGCTTTGTTAATCCCTCTATCTTTGTGATCTTCTCGATCGCTTCTTTTTCTCTTTCAAGCGCCTTTTTGGAATATGCTATCGTGTGCGTGCTCTTAAGAAAAGACCTCACACTAAGACCTGAGAAAAACCTGGCTGTGCCGCCTGTTGGCAAGACATGGCTCGGACCTGCCACATAATCTCCTACGCATACAGGCGAATATGGCCCTATAAACACTGCGCCCGCGTTATTAATTAACTTCAAGACCCTGTTGGGGTTTTTTATAAACACCTCGAGATGCTCAGGCGCGATCCTATTTATGACCTCTGCTGCCTGCTGAAGATTTTTTGCCAGTACGATATAACCCTTGCCTACTTCTTTTCTCATTGCGCGGGCGAATTTTTTTGATGTAGTAACAAGGATTGCAAGGCCCTTTAAATGTTCTGCCTGAGCCTGCATGTCTTCTATTACATAGTCTTTATCTGAAAACTGGTTCGCCAATATAACGACTTCGCTCGGACCTGCAAGCATGTCTATGTCAACATAACCATACACCTGACGCTTTGCCTCAGTCACATAATCATTGCCCGGGCCCACGACCTTATCCACCTTTGGTATAGTCTTTGTGCCAAACGCAAGGGCAGCTATTGCCTGCGCGCCTCCGACCTTATAAACCTCATCCACCTTTAAGAGATTTGCCACTGCGAGTATGTGGGGATCAACAGTGCCGAATTTTGTCGGCGGAGTCGCGAGTATTATCCTTTTCACGCCAGCTATCCTCGCAGGTAAAACGCTCATGTACACGCTCGAGACAAGCGGTGCTGTGCCTGCTGGTACATATATGCCGACGCTTTCAATAGGCCTAAAGATCTCGCCCAGCTGAATACCTTCCGCGTCTTTTATCTTCCATGGCCTAGGCAATTGTTTTCTGTGGAATTTCTCGATGTTCCCGATTATGGTTTTCAGGCTCGATATAAAACCTGTATCTATATTCTGATAGGAGCCATTGATCTCGTTTGCGCTTACCTTTAGGTCTTTTGGAGAGAGCTTTACCTTATCAAATCTCCTGGTATACCTGATGACTGCCTTGTCACCATTCTCTCTCACGTCATCTACGATCCTGCGCACCTTTTCTGTTACGCGCTTTTTATTGCAATAATATCTCCCACAGAGTTTCTGTATTTCCTTGCTGGAAAGTCTCAAAATTTTCATAAATGCTCCTTTAGGACTTCTTGTGCTTTTTTTAATATTTTCTTTATGTCGATATTAGCGCGGGCTCCTGCCTGGGCAAAATCTGGCCTGCCTCCACCTTTTATGCCAAAACTTGAGCCTATCTCATTCAATACCTTGACAGCATCCATGCCTGCCTGGACCCTGACAACCATTGAAAGCTTTCCGTCCTTTTCAGATACCAGGACAAAAATTGACTCCCTTATCCTGCCTTTTATTGTATCAGCTGTTTTTCTCAGCATAGCCATATCCACATTGCTGATCTCTGCAACAATAACATCGCGCCCTTTGATCTTCTTTATGTCTTTCAAAATCCCATCAATGCTTGAGGAAGCGAATCTATCACTGACAATATTCAAATCTTTCTCTATCTTCTTAAGCCTTTTTGTCAATTTTTCTATTTCTTTTAGTATATTATCTGGCGATGTCTTTAATTCTTTCGCTATCTCTTTTACTAAGGCTATGCTTTCCTGGATCTTTTTATTCGCCGCGTCTCCTGTAACAGCCTCGATCCTTCTTACTCCGCCTGCTATGGAAGACTCTGAGAGGATCTTAAATCTGATGATCTCTCCTGTATGCCTTACATGCGTGCCGCCGCATAATTCCTTGCTATATTCACCCACAGAGACCATTCTCACAGTATCCGCATATTTTTCTCCAAAAAGCGCGATCACGCCCTGCTTCTTTGCCTCTTCCAATAAAAGCTCTTTAACACACACCAGGCTATCCTCTTTTATTCTTTCATTCACAAGATCCTCTACCCTTGAAAGCTCCTCGCCTGTAAGCGCCTTAAAATGCGTGAAGTCAAATCTCAGATGATCTGGCGCGACCAAAGAACCAGCCTGCTTTACATGCTGGCCCAGCACCTTTCTTAAGGCATTATGCAAGAGATGTGTAGCTGTATGATTTTCTCTTACCTGGCCTCTACGTTTTACATCTATCCTTGCCACTACTTTATCACCTGGTTTTAGCGCGACTGTTTTCATCTTTACCTGATGCTCGATCCTCCCGGCAAGATCAATTGCATTTGTAACCTCTGCTATAACTTTTCCATCCTTGATCAATGCCCCAGTATCACCTACCTGGCCACCTTTTTCGCCATAAAAATTTGTCTTCTTCAAGAAAATAGAATCTCCTGAAACCTGCACAACTTCAGTCTCGAGTTCTTCTTCGTTTTCTACAAAAATACTTTCATCAGGCAATTTCAGGTTTGCGTCGCCTTTAAATATCGAACCTTTTATCTTGCTGGATGCGCGTGACTTAATGCGCTGGTCTTTCATGCATTTTTCAAAACCCGGGATGTCTAGCTTTATACCCCTGACTCTTGCTATGTCTTGTATTAATTCTACAGGAAACCCATAAGTATCATAGAGTTTAAAAATAGCTTTCCCTGGAAGCACGCCTTTAGACTTAAAGGTCTCCTCTACCTCTTTCAGCCTCTCTTGACCAGCTTGGATAACGTTACTAAATCTTTTTTCCTCTTCCAATATTTCCTGCGCAATATATTCTCCGCGCTGTGTAAGTTCTGGATATGGCCTCTTCATCTCCCCTGCAACCACAGGAACCAACTTATACAAAAAAGGCTCTTTAATGTCCATTGCCCTACCATGCCAAGATGCTTTTCGAATCAATTTACGAATAACATAGGCTCTCTCTTCATTAGATGGCGACACACCATCTCCAATCGCAAATGTAACTGCGCGTATATGATCAGCGATAGTATTAACAGTATTAGGATTGTGAGAACTTCCAGCAAATCCTTCTATCTTCTTAACTATCGGTTCAAACGAATCTATCTCGAAATTCGTCTTTTTCCCCTGCATGACCCTTGTGATCCTCTCAAGTCCCATGCCTGTATCTATGTTCTTGCCTGGCAGCGGGTCTAATTTGCCGTGATCCTTTCTGTCAAACTGCGTAAATACAAGATTCCATATCTCCACACCATCTGGGCCGCCATAAAAAATCTCAGAGCATGGACCACATGGCCCGTTCGGACCTTTGCTTGGCGCGCTCGCTGGCCAGAAATTATCTTTTTCTCCCAGCTTTAGGATCTTTTTCGTAGGTACTTTTATTTCATTCTTCCAGATATCGTACGCCTCGCTATCATCTTTATACACTGAGACCCATAGATCCTTTTCCTTAAGGCCTAACTCCTTTGTCAGAAACTCCCATGCCCACTCTATTGCCTCTTTCTTAAAATAGTCGCCGAACGAAAAATTTCCAAGCATCTCAAAGAACGTATGATGATCAGGCGTCTTTCCCACATTCTCAAGGTCGCCTGTGCGCAGGCACTTCTGGCAGGTCGCTGCCCTTCTCGGGCCCTTCACTCTACCAAGAAACTCTTGTTTAAATTGATTCATACCCGTGCCTGTAAAAAGAAGGCTGGGGTCATTGGCAGGAACGAGTGAATCGCTTGGATAGATCTTATGTCCACGTTCCTCGAAGAACTTCAAGAAACGATCTCTGATTTCGTCTGCTGTCATGTTATCCTATTTCAATAGCGCCTCTAGTGTCAGGTTTTAGGTGTCAAGTGTCAAGGAGCTAAAATCCCTGACACCTTTCACCTGACACTTGACACCAACGCTTATCTCTCCTTAATTACAACATACCCTCTATAGGTTCCTATTAGCGCATCGCCTGAGACATCGCTAATAGCACTCTTGTAGTCCTTCAGGCCCTTGATCCGTATTCTATTGATCTCGTAAATCACATCCCCTGAGCGTATACCAGACCCTTCGGCAGAACTACCTGGTTCCACCTTAATGACGATCACACCGATACTTTTGCTCAGCTTAAAACGACTCGCTATCTCAGGCGTAACCTCAGAAACCTCAAGCCCTCGCCAGAATTTACTGTCTACAGCCTCTGTCTTTACCTTTTTTCTGCTTTGCGCCAACGCAGTCTTTCCATCAGGCCTTTGGCCTATCTCTACCTCAAAAGTATGGATCTTTCTTTTTCTTATTATGCCAAGCGATGCCTTTTCACCAATATCTTTTTTCAATACCATCCTGATTAGATCCTGTGTATTCCTTACCTTTTCATCGTCAAAAGACGCGATTATATCTCCTGGCAGCAACCCAGTCTTTTCAGCAGGACTATTTTCTAAAATCCTTGAGATCAAAACCCCAAACTTACTATCCAATCCAAAATACTCAGCCAAATCAGAATCAACATCCTGTATGATCACGCCGAGCCAACCGTAAAGAACCTCTCGGCCCTGCTTCAAATCCTCCATGATCCTCTTGGCTGTATTAGCAGGCACTGCAAAGCCTATGCCCTCGGACCCGCCACTCAAGGTAAATATCGCTACATTTATACCTATCACCTCTCCATGGATATTCACAAGAGGTCCACCGCTGTTGCCTGGATTTATAGCCGCGTCAGTCTGTATTAAATCAGAATATTCTCTTGCCCTTTTGTCCGTCCTTGGAAGACTCCTGCGCAAAGCGCTTACCACGCCCACAGTGACAGTAGGCTCAGGATTTTTTACAGCGTACGCGAATGGATTGCCGATCGCGATCGCCCAATGGCCTATTTGCACATTATCCGAATCGCCAAGCCTCGCAACAGGAAGATCGCCTCTTGGCTCGATCTTGACAACCGCAAGATCCGAATGCACATCTGAACCTGTTAGCTGGCCTTTAAATTCCCTGCCATCCGGCAAGGTAACAGTGATCTTGTCTGCGGTGCCGACCACATGTTCATTAGTAAGGATATATCCTTCCTTATCTATAATAACACCTGAGCCAAGGCCTGCGCGCTTAAACTCCCTGTCAGGACCAGCTACAAAAAAATCATCAAAAAAATCCTTGAAAAAATCATCCTGGAATTCCGCGAATGGATAATATCTAGTCTGATAATGCTCCACCTGTTCAATGCTTATGCTCACTACAGCTGGCCCGACCTCCTTGGAGACCTTGACAAACGAATCCTGCAGATTAAGCGCCTCCTGAGCAGGCTGGGCACTTGCGATGCATGCTATTAAAAGCAAACCCAGAATCAATGTAAATCTTTTCAACTCCGGTCTCTCCTTCTGTGTAATGTGTAAAGTGTAAGGTGTAATGTAATTGGGGTAGCTTGGTACATTACACATTACACAACCGTTGTCCGTACTATTTTCTCCCAGGTGTTTTAGCTAGTAAGGATTCCCTGATCTTTTTCTCGATCTCATTACTGACCTTTGTATTACTCCTTAAAAAATCCCTGGCTGATTCCCTGCCCTGGCCGATTTTTTCATTGCCAAACGTTACCCATGAGCCGGATTTTTCCAGTATCCCTGCGTCAATACCTAAGTCAAGGATCGCGCCTGTGCGCGAAATGCCCTCGTCATGCATGATCTCAAACTCTGCTTTTTTAAAAGGCGGGGCAACCTTATTCTTCACGACCTTTGCCCTTACCCTTACGCCAACCACATTGTCCCCTGCCTTTATAGAGGTTATTCTTCTTAGATCGATCCTCACTGAAGAATAGAATTTCAATGCGCGGCCGCCAGTAGTAGTCTCTGGATTACCGAACATAACGCCGATCTTCTCCCTTATCTGGTTTATAAATATAACGCATGTGTTTGTCTTTGAGATAATAGCTGTCAGCTTACGTAATGCCTGTGACATGAGACGCGCCTGTAACCCTATGTGCCTATCACCCATCTCACCTTCTATCTCTGCCTTTGGCACAAGCGCTGCAACAGAATCAATGACGATCAAGTCCACTGCGTTCGAGCGCACAAGCATCTCTGCTATGTCCAGCGCCTGCTCGCCTGTGTCTGGCTGCGATATCAAAAGATCATCCAGGTTCACGCCTAATTTCTTGGAATAGCTCGGATCCAATGCATGCTCAGCATCTATAAACGCGGCTACTCCGCCCAGCTTCTGGGCCTGCGAAATAATACTCAGAGTCAGTGTGGTCTTCCCTCCTGCCTCAGGCCCGTATATCTCCACGACCCTGCCTCTTGGCACACCGCCAACACCCAAAGCCAGATCAAGCGGCAATGCGCCTGTTGGAATAACGTCAACTTCAAACTTTGTCTCTTTGCCAAGTCTCATGATGGCGCCCCTACCAAACTGCTTCTCGATCTGCGAAACCGCCATATCTAATGCCTTTTCCTTATTACCCTTAGCAGCAACCTTTTTCTCTTCCTTTTTCACTTCTTTCCTAACCATCCTACACCCCCTTTTTTCTGTTAACTTTACACTTAAACAAAGCTCCTCTTCTGTAGGCCAGGTTTAAACCTGGCCTACTTTACGCTGAAGCAAAGCTCAAGTGTAAAGTTATTATATAATCCTAACCCTATAAAGTAAAGTAAATTATCCGCCACCTCCTTTCTACATATAGTAGACACATCGAGGAGCTAATTTTCTTTCAAAAAAGATTGCTTCTATAATTCATATTGCATATAATAAGACCTATGGAAATATCCTCGCATGTAATATGCATTGGCAATGAAATTATGCTTGGCCATATTAATAACACAAATGCCCAGCATATTTCAGAGAAACTCTCCTCTATTGGCATAAAGACTGCAAAGCATCTGTCCATTCCTGACGTTCCAAAGGTTATTATTAATTCAATAAAAAATAGTCTAGCCGATGCTAATATCGTTATAGTTACAGGTGGTCTTGGTCCTACTGTGGATGACCTGACGCTTGACTGCATCGGAAAGGCACTGGATAGAAAACTCATCTTTAAAGACAGGGTTGCAAACCATATAAGGCAGCATTTTAAAAATCGTAAGTTAAAGATGCCAAAAAATAACCTGCGCCAGGCACTTATACCTGAAGGGGCAACCCCAATACTAAACAATATAGGCAGCGCCCCAGGCCTTATAATCCAGACAAAAGGAAAAGTCCTTATTGCATTACCAGGTGTGCCTTTTGAAAT
This is a stretch of genomic DNA from Candidatus Gorgyraea atricola. It encodes these proteins:
- the lipA gene encoding lipoyl synthase, which translates into the protein MMLKIDSSRHLKRFPYWLRQSVRIDKNTAEFRELLRDSNINTVCQSAQCPNIYDCFSRRKCTFLILGNRCTRSCRFCAIETAQKLSLPDKKELFDIRDAVKRLGLLSVIVTSVTRDDLGDGGASHFADCIKILRESNSDLRIEVLVPDFLGKRYAIDKVILAKPDIFSHNIETVPRLYNRVRPQADYKRSLDLIRYASNQVTTKSGLMVGLGETRDEVRVSMEDLRKAGCEIITIGQYLRPDPSCLEVEEFLAPEEFTKFSRWAEELGFKKHSCSPFTRSSYM
- the lipB gene encoding lipoyl(octanoyl) transferase LipB yields the protein MRVIDLGVTDFSEIYQLQREFVERVALGICEDTLLVTEHNPVITIGRTGSEQNVFRREIHVVQTDRGGDVTYHGPGQLIAYPIFKLENESRDIHRFLEFLEEIGSAFLAQYGIFTEKRPGLRGVWTDNKKIGSIGIGVKKWVTYHGLAMNINTDLMPFSFIRPCGIEGVEITSLKSLLKREIDMDDAKNRLISTFKEIPLLAETVSKN
- the hisD gene encoding histidinol dehydrogenase — its product is MKILRLSSKEIQKLCGRYYCNKKRVTEKVRRIVDDVRENGDKAVIRYTRRFDKVKLSPKDLKVSANEINGSYQNIDTGFISSLKTIIGNIEKFHRKQLPRPWKIKDAEGIQLGEIFRPIESVGIYVPAGTAPLVSSVYMSVLPARIAGVKRIILATPPTKFGTVDPHILAVANLLKVDEVYKVGGAQAIAALAFGTKTIPKVDKVVGPGNDYVTEAKRQVYGYVDIDMLAGPSEVVILANQFSDKDYVIEDMQAQAEHLKGLAILVTTSKKFARAMRKEVGKGYIVLAKNLQQAAEVINRIAPEHLEVFIKNPNRVLKLINNAGAVFIGPYSPVCVGDYVAGPSHVLPTGGTARFFSGLSVRSFLKSTHTIAYSKKALEREKEAIEKITKIEGLTKHLESYRVRFK
- the alaS gene encoding alanine--tRNA ligase: MTADEIRDRFLKFFEERGHKIYPSDSLVPANDPSLLFTGTGMNQFKQEFLGRVKGPRRAATCQKCLRTGDLENVGKTPDHHTFFEMLGNFSFGDYFKKEAIEWAWEFLTKELGLKEKDLWVSVYKDDSEAYDIWKNEIKVPTKKILKLGEKDNFWPASAPSKGPNGPCGPCSEIFYGGPDGVEIWNLVFTQFDRKDHGKLDPLPGKNIDTGMGLERITRVMQGKKTNFEIDSFEPIVKKIEGFAGSSHNPNTVNTIADHIRAVTFAIGDGVSPSNEERAYVIRKLIRKASWHGRAMDIKEPFLYKLVPVVAGEMKRPYPELTQRGEYIAQEILEEEKRFSNVIQAGQERLKEVEETFKSKGVLPGKAIFKLYDTYGFPVELIQDIARVRGIKLDIPGFEKCMKDQRIKSRASSKIKGSIFKGDANLKLPDESIFVENEEELETEVVQVSGDSIFLKKTNFYGEKGGQVGDTGALIKDGKVIAEVTNAIDLAGRIEHQVKMKTVALKPGDKVVARIDVKRRGQVRENHTATHLLHNALRKVLGQHVKQAGSLVAPDHLRFDFTHFKALTGEELSRVEDLVNERIKEDSLVCVKELLLEEAKKQGVIALFGEKYADTVRMVSVGEYSKELCGGTHVRHTGEIIRFKILSESSIAGGVRRIEAVTGDAANKKIQESIALVKEIAKELKTSPDNILKEIEKLTKRLKKIEKDLNIVSDRFASSSIDGILKDIKKIKGRDVIVAEISNVDMAMLRKTADTIKGRIRESIFVLVSEKDGKLSMVVRVQAGMDAVKVLNEIGSSFGIKGGGRPDFAQAGARANIDIKKILKKAQEVLKEHL
- a CDS encoding Do family serine endopeptidase, with amino-acid sequence MKRFTLILGLLLIACIASAQPAQEALNLQDSFVKVSKEVGPAVVSISIEQVEHYQTRYYPFAEFQDDFFKDFFDDFFVAGPDREFKRAGLGSGVIIDKEGYILTNEHVVGTADKITVTLPDGREFKGQLTGSDVHSDLAVVKIEPRGDLPVARLGDSDNVQIGHWAIAIGNPFAYAVKNPEPTVTVGVVSALRRSLPRTDKRAREYSDLIQTDAAINPGNSGGPLVNIHGEVIGINVAIFTLSGGSEGIGFAVPANTAKRIMEDLKQGREVLYGWLGVIIQDVDSDLAEYFGLDSKFGVLISRILENSPAEKTGLLPGDIIASFDDEKVRNTQDLIRMVLKKDIGEKASLGIIRKRKIHTFEVEIGQRPDGKTALAQSRKKVKTEAVDSKFWRGLEVSEVTPEIASRFKLSKSIGVIVIKVEPGSSAEGSGIRSGDVIYEINRIRIKGLKDYKSAISDVSGDALIGTYRGYVVIKER
- the recA gene encoding recombinase RecA, which translates into the protein MVRKEVKKEEKKVAAKGNKEKALDMAVSQIEKQFGRGAIMRLGKETKFEVDVIPTGALPLDLALGVGGVPRGRVVEIYGPEAGGKTTLTLSIISQAQKLGGVAAFIDAEHALDPSYSKKLGVNLDDLLISQPDTGEQALDIAEMLVRSNAVDLIVIDSVAALVPKAEIEGEMGDRHIGLQARLMSQALRKLTAIISKTNTCVIFINQIREKIGVMFGNPETTTGGRALKFYSSVRIDLRRITSIKAGDNVVGVRVRAKVVKNKVAPPFKKAEFEIMHDEGISRTGAILDLGIDAGILEKSGSWVTFGNEKIGQGRESARDFLRSNTKVSNEIEKKIRESLLAKTPGRK